From a single Clostridium isatidis genomic region:
- a CDS encoding FAD-dependent oxidoreductase, whose protein sequence is MKSVWLENYNIEKRESLKGNINVEAVVVGAGITGLLTAYMLQKKGVEVIVIDRGRILNGNTKNTTAKVTIQHNLIYDKLLKEFNEENAKRYAEANRLALENYKKIIEENKIDCDFENVDAYVYSLNNPEKIINEYEAAKKIGIDSELLDEIELPFKIAKAVKFKNQAQFNPVKFLNFIAKDLKIYEDTKAIDIKDGLVITNRGEIKAEHIVVATQYPIINVPGYYFLRMHQERDYVIALKNAQKLKGIYRDENEEGYSFRNYKDLLILTGGSVRTGANEEGGKYDQLREYAKQLYPASIEEFNWSAQDCMTSDYIPFIGIYSDEMPNVYVATGYNKWGMTSSMVAAIIISDKITGKENDFNEIFSPSRFDLTASIKNLTKDFGTTVYNFIAQKISLPESVLEDVKLGHGGIITYEGEKLGVYKNNKGEVFTVSSKCPHLGCELKWNPDDLAWECPCHGSRFDYKGNFLNSPTIKELKYEE, encoded by the coding sequence ATGAAATCAGTTTGGCTTGAGAATTATAATATAGAAAAAAGAGAATCATTAAAAGGTAATATAAATGTAGAGGCAGTAGTTGTTGGTGCAGGAATAACAGGATTGCTAACAGCTTATATGTTACAGAAAAAAGGAGTAGAAGTTATAGTAATAGATAGGGGAAGGATACTAAATGGAAATACTAAGAATACAACAGCAAAGGTAACTATACAACATAATTTAATATATGATAAATTATTGAAAGAATTTAATGAAGAAAATGCTAAAAGATATGCAGAAGCTAATAGATTAGCTCTAGAAAATTATAAAAAAATAATAGAAGAAAATAAAATAGATTGTGATTTTGAAAATGTAGATGCATATGTGTATAGTTTAAATAATCCTGAAAAGATAATAAACGAATATGAAGCAGCAAAGAAAATAGGAATAGATTCCGAATTATTAGATGAAATTGAACTTCCTTTTAAAATAGCAAAGGCAGTAAAATTTAAAAATCAAGCTCAATTTAATCCTGTTAAGTTTTTAAATTTTATAGCAAAAGATTTAAAAATATATGAAGATACAAAGGCTATAGATATAAAGGATGGGTTGGTAATAACCAATAGAGGAGAAATTAAGGCAGAACATATAGTGGTAGCAACTCAATATCCAATAATAAATGTTCCTGGATATTATTTTTTAAGAATGCATCAAGAAAGAGATTATGTTATAGCGTTGAAAAATGCACAGAAATTAAAGGGAATATATAGAGATGAAAATGAAGAGGGATATTCTTTTAGAAATTATAAGGACCTATTAATATTAACAGGGGGTTCTGTTAGAACGGGAGCTAATGAAGAAGGAGGAAAGTATGATCAGCTTAGAGAATATGCAAAACAATTATATCCTGCTTCTATAGAAGAATTTAATTGGTCAGCTCAGGATTGTATGACTTCAGATTATATTCCATTTATAGGAATATACTCTGATGAAATGCCAAATGTTTATGTAGCTACTGGATATAATAAATGGGGAATGACTTCCTCTATGGTTGCAGCAATAATAATATCAGATAAAATAACAGGAAAAGAAAATGATTTTAATGAAATATTTTCTCCAAGCAGATTTGATTTAACTGCATCCATAAAAAATCTTACTAAGGATTTTGGAACAACTGTCTATAATTTTATAGCTCAAAAAATAAGCCTTCCAGAATCAGTTTTAGAAGATGTAAAATTAGGCCATGGTGGAATAATAACTTATGAAGGAGAAAAGCTCGGAGTATATAAAAATAATAAAGGAGAAGTGTTTACTGTCTCTAGCAAATGCCCGCATTTAGGTTGTGAGTTAAAGTGGAATCCTGATGACTTAGCTTGGGAATGTCCATGTCATGGTTCAAGATTTGATTATAAAGGAAACTTTTTAAATTCTCCAACAATAAAGGAACTAAAATATGAGGAGTAA
- a CDS encoding methyl-accepting chemotaxis protein — protein MNDNKQKKSYSTLKKQLRIFLIAMSIIPMLTLDIINFIVFKEAYNFDSVRIILIVGVIFIVLIITEAITKKISGPVAEVERVLHKIKDGDFTETVKENKSYSKEINSMIGSLNILIDNMSLLLRGLQEASANVNEGSDSLFEIIKESSRVGEEVAKSIQQIAAGATDQASQLDEGSNEIAILEQEINATIVRAEEMLSTSREVKASTNDGTEAINNLTNTYEKNKEASIKMAEKVDILSTKSEEIGMIVDTIQDIADQTNLLALNASIEAARAGEVGKGFAVVAEEVRKLAEESSKSANEINNVIVEIKNSIKELYQQTVETQKLNNETGESLDITNEKFNIIDTKIKELEENINNVSESLNKITASKDNVVNKIGSVVAVSQETAAITEEVSAASEQQSAGLQEMTVQAQTLKEYADALESMIEGYKI, from the coding sequence ATGAATGATAATAAACAAAAGAAATCCTATTCAACTCTTAAAAAACAATTGAGAATTTTTTTAATAGCAATGTCTATCATTCCAATGCTTACATTAGATATTATAAATTTTATTGTATTTAAAGAAGCTTATAACTTTGATAGTGTTCGTATAATATTAATTGTAGGTGTTATATTTATTGTGTTAATAATTACAGAAGCAATTACAAAGAAAATTTCAGGTCCTGTTGCAGAAGTAGAAAGAGTTTTACATAAAATTAAAGATGGAGATTTTACAGAAACAGTAAAAGAAAATAAAAGTTATAGCAAAGAAATAAATTCAATGATTGGAAGTTTAAATATTTTAATAGATAATATGTCTCTTTTATTAAGAGGATTACAAGAAGCATCAGCTAATGTAAATGAAGGCAGTGATTCTTTATTTGAAATAATAAAGGAATCTAGCAGAGTAGGAGAAGAAGTTGCAAAATCAATTCAACAGATAGCAGCTGGAGCAACAGATCAAGCATCTCAATTAGATGAAGGTTCAAATGAAATTGCTATTTTAGAACAGGAAATAAATGCTACAATAGTTAGAGCGGAAGAAATGTTATCAACTTCAAGAGAAGTAAAAGCCTCAACTAATGATGGAACAGAAGCAATAAATAATTTAACCAATACATATGAAAAGAACAAAGAAGCTAGTATAAAGATGGCTGAAAAAGTAGATATTTTATCAACTAAGTCAGAAGAAATAGGAATGATAGTAGATACTATACAAGATATAGCAGATCAAACTAATCTTTTAGCCTTAAATGCTAGTATAGAAGCTGCTAGGGCAGGTGAAGTTGGGAAGGGCTTTGCTGTTGTAGCAGAAGAAGTAAGAAAATTAGCAGAAGAGTCTTCAAAATCAGCTAATGAAATAAATAATGTTATAGTAGAGATAAAAAATAGTATAAAAGAGTTATATCAACAAACTGTAGAAACTCAAAAATTAAACAATGAAACAGGAGAAAGTTTAGATATAACAAATGAAAAATTTAATATCATAGATACAAAAATTAAAGAATTAGAAGAAAATATCAATAATGTAAGTGAATCTTTAAATAAGATTACAGCAAGTAAGGATAATGTAGTTAATAAAATTGGCAGTGTAGTAGCTGTATCTCAAGAAACAGCAGCAATAACTGAAGAAGTAAGTGCTGCCTCAGAACAACAATCAGCAGGATTACAGGAAATGACAGTACAAGCTCAAACATTAAAGGAGTATGCTGATGCTCTAGAATCTATGATTGAAGGATATAAAATTTAA
- a CDS encoding methyl-accepting chemotaxis protein: MKKEKLVNMQQKSMKYQLRILLIITAIIPIILIEVVNIYYIRRNIQIQTSFVIENEAKAISSVIDNGNDKIFADLENFSLQKDLMKLQGNNKTNEMESIQRALESYQKVNPDILNAAIGTEDGKFLMAPYQEIDETFDARTRGWYKGAINNPDKVVISEPYEDIVTKKMVITYSKVFKDEAGEIIGVICFDKNLDKLSELVNSQTSDNGSFAAVLSGEGKVIASKDLELIGKDSSELSWIEDIKNLETEKDASVKIDGESYSVYKVVDEESGIVSAVFIPNSELINKVLEGIIIPFALFVIAIILSAVFSKIFTKKLTEPMKMVNNALSKIKDGDFTVNVKEDNTYTKEINSMIGSLNALVGSLGILLNGIKEAAENVDEGSVSLFEIITESNRVGEEVAKSVQQIAVGATDQAAQLDEGANELSELEKGINISISKAKDMLNNSKEVKKATDDGTYAISNLTDTYEKNKEASIKMAEKVNILSAKSEEIGIIVDTIQDITDQTNLLALNASIEAARAGEVGKGFAVVAEEVRKLAEESSKSANEINNVIVEIKNSIKELNEQTITTQKLNNETGESLDITKEKFYIIDTKIKELEENINDVSESLNKITTSKENVVNKLSSVVAVSQETAAITEEVSAASEQQSAGLNEMTVQAQTLKEYAGLLDELIKKFKI, encoded by the coding sequence ATGAAAAAAGAAAAATTAGTAAATATGCAGCAGAAGTCCATGAAGTATCAGCTAAGAATTCTTTTAATCATTACAGCTATTATTCCAATTATTTTAATTGAAGTAGTAAATATTTATTATATTAGAAGAAATATTCAAATTCAGACTTCCTTTGTAATAGAAAATGAAGCAAAGGCAATAAGCAGTGTTATAGATAATGGAAATGATAAGATTTTTGCTGATTTAGAGAATTTTTCATTACAAAAAGATCTTATGAAATTACAAGGAAATAATAAAACTAATGAAATGGAGAGTATTCAAAGAGCATTAGAAAGTTACCAAAAAGTAAATCCCGATATTCTAAATGCCGCTATAGGTACAGAGGATGGTAAATTTTTAATGGCTCCTTATCAAGAAATTGATGAAACTTTTGATGCAAGAACTAGAGGATGGTATAAAGGTGCTATTAATAATCCAGATAAGGTGGTTATATCAGAACCATATGAAGACATAGTTACAAAGAAAATGGTTATTACATATTCTAAGGTTTTCAAAGATGAAGCAGGGGAAATAATAGGAGTTATATGTTTTGATAAAAATTTAGATAAACTTTCTGAACTTGTAAATAGCCAAACCTCGGATAATGGTTCTTTTGCAGCTGTGTTAAGTGGTGAAGGAAAAGTAATTGCTAGTAAGGATTTAGAATTAATAGGAAAAGATTCATCAGAACTTTCATGGATAGAAGATATTAAAAATTTAGAAACTGAAAAAGATGCTAGCGTAAAGATTGATGGGGAAAGCTATTCTGTTTATAAAGTAGTAGATGAGGAAAGTGGAATTGTTTCTGCTGTATTTATACCAAATTCAGAATTGATTAATAAAGTGCTAGAAGGAATAATAATACCATTTGCATTATTTGTTATTGCAATAATATTAAGTGCTGTTTTTTCAAAGATATTTACTAAAAAGCTTACAGAACCTATGAAGATGGTTAATAATGCTTTAAGTAAAATTAAAGATGGGGATTTTACCGTAAATGTAAAAGAAGATAATACATATACTAAAGAAATAAACTCTATGATAGGCAGCTTAAATGCCTTAGTTGGAAGTTTAGGAATATTATTAAATGGAATAAAAGAAGCAGCAGAAAATGTAGATGAGGGAAGTGTTTCTTTATTTGAAATAATAACAGAGTCTAATAGAGTAGGTGAAGAAGTTGCTAAATCAGTTCAACAAATAGCTGTAGGTGCAACAGATCAGGCAGCCCAATTAGATGAAGGTGCAAATGAACTTTCTGAATTAGAAAAGGGAATTAATATTTCAATAAGTAAAGCTAAGGATATGCTAAATAACTCAAAGGAAGTAAAAAAAGCAACAGATGACGGTACATATGCTATATCAAATTTAACAGATACATATGAAAAGAATAAAGAAGCTAGTATAAAGATGGCTGAGAAAGTAAATATTTTATCAGCTAAGTCAGAAGAAATAGGAATCATAGTTGATACAATACAAGATATAACAGATCAAACTAACCTTCTAGCCTTAAATGCTAGCATAGAAGCTGCTAGGGCAGGTGAAGTTGGAAAGGGCTTTGCTGTTGTAGCAGAAGAAGTAAGAAAATTAGCAGAAGAGTCTTCAAAATCAGCTAATGAAATAAATAATGTTATAGTAGAAATAAAAAACAGTATAAAAGAACTAAATGAACAAACTATAACCACTCAGAAGTTAAATAATGAAACGGGAGAAAGTTTAGATATAACAAAGGAAAAATTCTATATTATAGATACAAAAATTAAAGAATTAGAAGAGAATATTAATGATGTAAGTGAATCTTTAAATAAGATTACAACAAGCAAGGAAAACGTAGTTAATAAGCTTAGCAGCGTAGTAGCTGTATCTCAAGAAACAGCAGCAATAACTGAAGAAGTGAGTGCTGCTTCAGAACAACAATCTGCAGGATTAAACGAAATGACAGTACAAGCTCAAACTTTAAAGGAGTATGCCGGACTGTTAGATGAACTTATTAAAAAATTTAAAATTTAG
- a CDS encoding methylated-DNA--[protein]-cysteine S-methyltransferase, which produces MISGFCYETVIGEITIIDNGEAIIELDFGNNLNKDIEIKETELIKKAKKQLDEYFNGERKEFNLPLELKGTEFQRKVWKALINIPYGRTKTYKEIAIEVGNEKACRAVGMANNKNPIAIIIPCHRVIGSNNKLVGYAGGLELKEKLLSLEKTTVKTL; this is translated from the coding sequence ATGATAAGTGGATTTTGTTATGAAACAGTAATAGGTGAAATAACAATTATAGATAATGGAGAGGCAATTATAGAACTTGATTTTGGAAATAACTTAAATAAAGATATAGAAATAAAGGAAACTGAATTAATAAAGAAAGCAAAAAAACAATTAGATGAATATTTTAATGGAGAAAGAAAAGAATTTAATTTACCTTTGGAGCTAAAAGGAACAGAGTTCCAAAGAAAAGTTTGGAAGGCATTAATTAATATACCTTATGGAAGAACAAAAACATATAAGGAAATAGCTATTGAAGTTGGCAATGAAAAGGCATGCCGAGCTGTAGGAATGGCAAATAATAAAAATCCAATAGCAATAATAATTCCATGCCATAGAGTTATTGGATCTAATAATAAATTAGTAGGCTATGCTGGAGGATTAGAATTAAAAGAAAAACTTTTAAGTTTAGAAAAAACAACTGTTAAAACATTGTAA
- a CDS encoding DNA polymerase IV — MNENRIIFHIDVNSAYLSWTAVKFLQYGGEVDIRNLPSVIGGSEKNRHGIVLAASIPAKQLGIKTGETIHSARQKCSNLKIYPPDYSWYLKSSNALYELLKSYSPFTERYSIDECFMDVTHFKDNYLKTAEEVKGRISKELGFNCNIGISSNKLLAKMASDLKPKNSIHTLFKFEIRDKMWPLPVENLFMVGKATERKLKDLNINTIGELANYDDNILRDKFKSYGKIIKDYANGIDNSQIRKSYNLDIKGIGNSTTIAYDIINEKEAFNILLSLTESVALRLRESKKLCSVVVVSIKTSNFIHYSHQKKIATSTDSTNLIFNEVKSCFREMWNKESIRSLGVRVTNLSDLEYYQEDLFNYKKVEKEAKLDRAIDCIRKKYGNEAVIRSNFLHSGVRPLSGGTGSFYDYPMMRSIL; from the coding sequence ATGAATGAAAATCGAATAATCTTTCATATTGATGTTAATTCTGCATATTTATCTTGGACAGCAGTAAAGTTTTTACAATACGGTGGGGAGGTTGATATTAGGAATTTACCCTCTGTTATTGGGGGAAGTGAAAAAAATAGACATGGAATAGTTTTAGCAGCTTCAATACCTGCAAAACAATTAGGAATAAAAACTGGAGAAACTATTCATTCAGCTAGACAGAAATGTAGTAACTTAAAAATATATCCTCCAGATTATAGTTGGTATTTAAAAAGCAGCAATGCATTATATGAGCTTCTAAAATCTTATTCTCCATTTACTGAAAGGTATAGTATAGATGAATGTTTTATGGATGTAACCCATTTTAAAGATAACTATCTAAAAACAGCTGAAGAAGTAAAAGGTAGAATATCAAAAGAACTTGGATTTAATTGTAATATAGGCATTTCAAGTAATAAATTATTAGCTAAAATGGCAAGTGATTTAAAGCCTAAAAACAGTATTCATACTTTATTTAAATTTGAAATAAGAGATAAGATGTGGCCTCTTCCAGTTGAAAATTTGTTTATGGTAGGAAAAGCAACAGAAAGAAAATTAAAAGATTTAAATATTAATACTATTGGAGAATTAGCAAATTATGATGATAATATTTTAAGAGATAAGTTTAAATCTTATGGAAAGATAATAAAGGATTATGCAAATGGAATTGATAATTCTCAAATTAGAAAATCTTATAATTTAGATATTAAAGGAATAGGAAACTCAACAACAATAGCTTATGATATTATAAACGAAAAAGAAGCCTTTAACATATTATTATCTTTAACAGAAAGCGTTGCTTTAAGGCTTAGAGAAAGTAAAAAATTATGTTCTGTAGTTGTAGTTAGTATAAAAACAAGTAATTTTATACATTATTCTCATCAAAAAAAAATTGCAACTTCTACAGATTCTACTAATTTAATATTTAATGAAGTTAAAAGTTGTTTTAGAGAAATGTGGAATAAAGAAAGTATAAGGAGTTTAGGAGTAAGGGTAACAAATCTTTCAGATTTAGAGTATTATCAAGAAGATTTATTTAATTATAAGAAAGTAGAAAAAGAAGCTAAGCTAGATAGAGCTATAGATTGTATAAGAAAAAAATATGGAAATGAAGCTGTGATAAGATCAAATTTTTTACATTCTGGAGTAAGACCTTTAAGTGGAGGAACAGGATCATTTTATGATTATCCTATGATGAGAAGTATATTATAA
- a CDS encoding spore coat protein → MNFTLTQKERMLLEDQKTHEQICIEKYSKYACEAQDPQLKQILKENEQAERTHLATINQLLNGTIPQMNQQQGQQNQGMQQVQGANIQQNQASPQGKLSDKDICTDLLMTEKYVSGTYDVAIFEFANPQVRDVLNHIQKEEQQHGEKIFNYMQSKGLYNVQ, encoded by the coding sequence ATGAATTTTACTTTAACTCAAAAAGAAAGAATGTTACTTGAAGATCAAAAAACTCATGAGCAAATTTGTATAGAAAAATATAGTAAGTATGCATGTGAAGCTCAGGATCCACAATTAAAACAAATACTTAAGGAAAATGAGCAGGCAGAAAGAACCCACCTTGCTACTATTAATCAATTATTAAATGGAACAATCCCTCAAATGAATCAACAGCAAGGACAACAAAATCAGGGTATGCAACAAGTTCAAGGAGCTAATATACAGCAAAATCAAGCTTCTCCTCAAGGAAAATTATCTGATAAGGATATATGTACAGATTTATTAATGACAGAAAAATATGTTTCTGGAACTTATGATGTTGCAATTTTTGAATTTGCAAATCCTCAAGTGCGTGATGTTTTAAATCATATACAAAAAGAAGAGCAACAACATGGAGAAAAAATATTTAATTATATGCAAAGCAAAGGATTATATAATGTTCAGTAA
- a CDS encoding DUF3793 family protein codes for MNIIEFYNSLNIIDPKEAIERFLLFYSSLVIVGIKPSVTVAIKKNNPNFYKSWLKYGNKFLNKLNLEFIILRESNNSIILLIFDREILNKYLFKKRNIKFLKKIGYRENRDLDYYLRKLKNRYHQYNCPHELGIFLGIPVEDVIDFIENNKKCLGVGYWKIYNNYDKAIEIFKKYDEVRNKTINYLMKGLPLERIIRNISVL; via the coding sequence ATGAATATAATAGAATTTTATAATAGTTTAAATATAATTGATCCCAAAGAAGCAATAGAAAGATTTTTATTATTTTATAGTTCTTTAGTTATTGTAGGAATAAAGCCTTCTGTAACAGTTGCTATTAAAAAAAACAACCCTAATTTTTATAAGAGCTGGCTTAAATATGGGAATAAGTTTTTAAATAAATTAAACTTAGAGTTTATAATTTTAAGAGAAAGCAATAACTCCATAATATTATTAATTTTTGATAGAGAAATTTTAAATAAATATCTTTTTAAAAAGAGAAATATTAAGTTTTTGAAGAAGATAGGCTATCGAGAAAATAGAGATTTAGATTATTATCTAAGAAAATTAAAGAATAGATATCATCAATATAACTGTCCTCATGAATTAGGAATTTTTTTAGGAATACCAGTTGAAGATGTTATTGATTTTATAGAAAATAATAAAAAATGTTTAGGAGTTGGCTACTGGAAAATATATAATAATTATGATAAAGCAATTGAAATTTTTAAAAAATATGATGAAGTAAGGAATAAAACAATAAATTATCTAATGAAAGGGCTTCCTTTAGAAAGGATAATAAGAAATATTAGTGTTCTATAA
- the fsa gene encoding fructose-6-phosphate aldolase produces MKFFLDTANVKYIKEINSLGVIAGVTTNPSLIAKEKKGLVETLKEIASIVDGPISGEVISLEYENMIKEAEDLASIHPNIVVKIPMTYDGLKSVSYLSKKGIKTNVTLIFSAAQALLAARAGATYVSPFLGRLDDIGSNGLILIKDISEIFNIHGIQTEIIAASIRNPIHVIEAAKLGAHIGTVPPSVIRTLLKHPLTDIGIEKFMADWKSVNN; encoded by the coding sequence ATGAAATTTTTTCTGGATACAGCAAATGTAAAGTATATCAAGGAAATTAATAGCTTGGGTGTTATAGCTGGGGTTACTACAAATCCATCATTGATTGCAAAGGAAAAGAAAGGGCTAGTTGAAACTTTAAAGGAAATAGCTTCAATAGTAGATGGTCCAATAAGCGGTGAGGTTATTAGCTTAGAGTATGAAAATATGATAAAGGAAGCAGAAGATTTAGCATCTATTCATCCTAATATAGTAGTTAAAATACCTATGACTTACGATGGATTGAAATCGGTTTCTTATTTATCAAAAAAAGGAATTAAAACAAATGTTACTTTAATTTTTTCTGCAGCACAAGCATTGCTTGCAGCTAGAGCAGGAGCTACTTATGTTTCACCATTTTTGGGAAGATTAGATGATATTGGTTCTAATGGATTAATATTAATTAAAGATATTAGTGAAATATTTAATATTCACGGAATACAAACAGAAATAATTGCTGCATCAATAAGAAATCCAATTCATGTAATTGAGGCTGCAAAACTAGGAGCTCATATAGGAACAGTTCCTCCATCAGTAATAAGAACTTTATTAAAGCATCCGTTAACTGATATAGGAATAGAAAAATTTATGGCAGATTGGAAGTCTGTGAATAATTAA
- the fsa gene encoding fructose-6-phosphate aldolase → MKLFLDTAIVDEIKRANDMGVISGVTTNPTLIAKSGRDFIEVIKEITSIVDGPISAEVMGNTAEEMIKEGLELSKIHDNIVIKIPMCEEGLKATKELSKKGIKVNVTLIFSSGQALLAARAGASFVSPFLGRLDDIGFDGMYLIEEVANIFKVQGIKTEIIAASIRNPIHVSKAAMLGADIATIPMSVLNQMMKHPLTDSGIAKFIADWNSVNNI, encoded by the coding sequence ATGAAGTTATTTTTAGATACAGCAATAGTTGATGAAATAAAAAGAGCTAATGATATGGGAGTGATTAGTGGAGTTACAACAAATCCTACTCTTATAGCTAAGTCAGGAAGAGATTTTATAGAAGTAATAAAAGAAATTACATCCATTGTAGATGGACCTATAAGTGCAGAAGTTATGGGAAATACTGCAGAAGAAATGATAAAGGAAGGATTAGAACTTTCAAAAATTCATGATAATATAGTTATTAAAATTCCTATGTGTGAAGAAGGTTTAAAAGCAACAAAGGAATTAAGTAAAAAAGGAATAAAAGTAAATGTAACACTTATATTCTCATCAGGACAAGCTTTATTAGCTGCAAGAGCAGGTGCTAGCTTTGTAAGTCCATTCTTAGGAAGACTTGACGATATTGGATTTGATGGAATGTATTTAATAGAAGAAGTTGCTAATATTTTTAAAGTTCAAGGAATTAAAACTGAAATAATAGCAGCAAGTATAAGAAATCCAATTCATGTTTCAAAAGCAGCTATGCTTGGCGCAGATATTGCCACAATTCCTATGTCAGTATTAAATCAAATGATGAAACATCCTCTTACTGATTCAGGAATTGCAAAATTTATTGCTGATTGGAACAGTGTAAACAATATATAA
- a CDS encoding PTS ascorbate transporter subunit IIC, whose protein sequence is MLDFIVDILSEPSVLVGLVALIGLILQKKSVTDCITGTVKTIMGFLVLSGGAALVQGALGYFGQMFEYGFGMTGIVPNNEAIVSVALNDLGRETALIMALGMVVNILIARFTKMKYIFLTGHHSLYMACMLAAILFAGGIKGTAAIVVGALLLGFIMAAMPAMLQPFMKKLTGSDDVAFGHFGTFGYLVAALVGKVVGKDSKSTEEINFPQGLTFLRDTSVAISLTMLVLFLVVAIAAGPEYVAEISGGQNLLVFSLIQAITFAGGVYVILAGVRLILAEIVPAFRGIAMKLVPNAKPALDCPVVFPYAPNAVLIGFLSSFVGGIVGLFILLALGAPAILPGVVPHFFCGATAGVFGNTTGGRRGAIIGAFVHGLLITFLPALLMPVLGDFGFAGSTFSDADFGVFGILIGKILTLFQ, encoded by the coding sequence ATGTTAGATTTTATAGTTGATATACTTAGTGAACCATCTGTATTGGTTGGATTAGTTGCACTTATAGGATTAATATTACAAAAAAAGTCTGTTACTGATTGTATTACAGGAACAGTAAAAACAATAATGGGATTTTTAGTTTTAAGTGGTGGAGCTGCATTAGTACAAGGAGCACTTGGTTATTTTGGACAGATGTTTGAGTATGGATTTGGAATGACTGGTATAGTTCCAAATAATGAAGCAATAGTAAGTGTTGCTCTTAATGATTTAGGAAGAGAAACAGCTTTAATTATGGCTTTAGGTATGGTAGTTAATATTTTAATTGCAAGATTTACAAAGATGAAATATATATTCTTAACAGGTCATCATTCATTATATATGGCTTGTATGTTAGCAGCAATTTTATTTGCAGGGGGAATTAAGGGAACAGCTGCAATAGTTGTAGGTGCATTATTATTAGGATTTATTATGGCAGCAATGCCTGCAATGCTTCAACCTTTCATGAAAAAGCTTACAGGATCAGATGATGTTGCATTTGGACACTTTGGTACTTTTGGATATCTTGTAGCAGCATTAGTTGGAAAGGTTGTTGGTAAAGACTCTAAATCAACAGAAGAAATAAATTTTCCACAAGGTTTAACATTCTTAAGAGATACATCAGTTGCAATTTCCTTAACTATGTTAGTTTTATTCTTAGTTGTAGCAATAGCAGCAGGTCCAGAATATGTAGCAGAAATTAGTGGTGGACAAAACCTTTTAGTATTTTCTTTAATTCAAGCTATAACATTTGCTGGTGGGGTTTATGTTATACTAGCTGGTGTTAGATTAATTCTTGCAGAAATAGTTCCAGCATTTAGAGGAATTGCTATGAAGTTAGTTCCTAATGCTAAACCAGCATTAGACTGTCCAGTAGTTTTCCCTTATGCACCAAATGCAGTTTTAATAGGATTTTTATCAAGCTTTGTTGGTGGTATTGTTGGCTTATTTATACTATTAGCATTAGGTGCACCAGCAATTTTACCAGGTGTTGTTCCTCATTTCTTCTGTGGAGCTACTGCAGGCGTATTTGGTAATACTACAGGTGGTAGAAGAGGAGCTATAATAGGAGCTTTTGTTCATGGATTATTAATAACATTCTTACCAGCATTATTGATGCCAGTGCTAGGAGATTTCGGATTTGCAGGCTCAACATTTAGTGATGCAGATTTTGGAGTATTTGGAATATTAATAGGAAAGATATTAACATTATTCCAATAA
- a CDS encoding PTS sugar transporter subunit IIB, translating to MKILVCCGSGLGSSFMIEMNIKNVLKSLGIDGVTVEHSDLSSAKGIKADIYVGTRDIAVRLEGLGGEVVSLNNMIDKKELEDKLVEVLKKLNYI from the coding sequence ATGAAAATTTTAGTTTGTTGTGGATCAGGGTTAGGAAGCAGTTTTATGATTGAAATGAATATTAAAAATGTGTTGAAATCTTTAGGAATAGACGGAGTAACTGTGGAACATTCAGATTTATCATCAGCAAAAGGTATTAAGGCAGATATTTATGTAGGTACAAGAGATATAGCTGTTAGACTTGAAGGATTAGGTGGAGAAGTAGTATCTCTAAACAATATGATAGATAAAAAAGAATTAGAAGATAAGTTAGTAGAAGTATTAAAAAAATTAAATTATATTTAA